In the Sinorhizobium arboris LMG 14919 genome, one interval contains:
- a CDS encoding ABC transporter permease — translation MFPDSLNLSIRAPVNDFVQALVANYGWVFKAISGVILKAVLFIEWILRGLPWWLVILAFMALAWRSSRRWSLTLAVGALLIAVGILGLWDLTMQTLALMLMATIVSVVIGVPIGILVAKSRVVRSITLPVLDVMQTMPSFVYLIPALMLFGLGKVPAILATIIYAVPPLIRLTDLGIRQVDAEVVEAATAFGGSPGQILFGVELPLATPTIMAGLNQTIMMALSMVVVASMIGARGLGEQVLNGIQTLDVGKGLEAGIGIVILAIVLDRITQGFGKPRTEDARNG, via the coding sequence ATGTTTCCGGACTCTCTCAATCTTTCGATCCGCGCGCCGGTGAACGACTTCGTCCAGGCGCTCGTCGCCAATTATGGCTGGGTGTTCAAGGCGATCAGCGGTGTCATCTTGAAGGCCGTTCTGTTCATTGAATGGATCCTTCGCGGCCTGCCCTGGTGGCTCGTCATTCTAGCCTTCATGGCGCTCGCCTGGCGAAGTTCGCGGCGGTGGTCTCTGACGCTGGCCGTGGGCGCGTTGCTGATCGCAGTCGGCATCCTCGGGCTCTGGGACCTGACGATGCAGACGCTCGCCCTGATGCTGATGGCGACCATCGTCTCGGTGGTGATCGGCGTGCCCATAGGGATCCTCGTCGCCAAGAGCCGCGTCGTGCGCAGCATCACCTTGCCGGTGCTCGACGTCATGCAAACCATGCCGAGTTTCGTCTATCTGATCCCGGCGCTGATGCTCTTCGGTCTCGGTAAGGTTCCGGCGATTCTCGCCACCATCATCTACGCCGTCCCGCCGCTGATCCGGCTCACCGATCTCGGCATCCGCCAGGTCGACGCGGAAGTCGTCGAGGCTGCAACGGCGTTCGGCGGCAGCCCAGGACAGATTCTCTTCGGCGTCGAACTGCCGCTTGCAACGCCGACCATCATGGCCGGCCTGAACCAGACGATCATGATGGCGCTGTCGATGGTCGTCGTCGCCTCGATGATCGGCGCGCGCGGTCTCGGCGAACAGGTGCTGAACGGCATTCAGACGCTCGACGTCGGCAAGGGCCTGGAGGCCGGCATCGGCATCGTCATTCTTGCGATCGTGCTCGACCGCATCACGCAGGGCTTCGGCAAGCCCCGGACGGAGGACGCGCGCAATGGCTGA
- a CDS encoding calcium-binding protein, whose protein sequence is MVIRHGTSLSDTIRGFLGDDEIWGYAGNDYLNGGAGNDRIYGGLGNDYIVAGLGDDYADGGEGNDRLDGGHGNDILLGGLGNDIFDGGEGNDVLNGGDGHDQILGGRGNDTIFGGDGEEYIDAGAGDDLIYAGSGDDGFNNRINPATGKRTQQAVGGGDGNDTIYGEAGNDALKGQSGNDRVYGGIGDDIVDGGNGNNYLDGGAGDDVLDSEGGTDEAHGGTGNDRIALGAGNDRAYGDEGDDILSGEAGADFLHAGIGSDCLYGGAGNDMLFGDAGKDTLSGDAGSDSLWGGADADRFVFKGAAARSGQDTIMDFQDGLDVIVLERLGITKYAGSGSKGSVYAYDVAGGDVLIKGSDSSGKTFSILVDDPNGSLSAASFSKDDFLFA, encoded by the coding sequence ATGGTCATTCGGCATGGAACAAGTCTGTCCGATACTATCCGCGGCTTTCTCGGCGACGATGAAATCTGGGGCTACGCCGGCAACGATTACCTGAACGGCGGTGCGGGCAACGACAGGATCTACGGCGGCCTCGGGAACGACTATATCGTCGCTGGTTTGGGCGATGACTACGCGGATGGCGGCGAAGGAAACGACCGCTTGGACGGCGGGCACGGCAACGATATCCTCCTTGGCGGGTTGGGAAACGACATCTTCGACGGCGGCGAAGGCAATGATGTCCTGAACGGGGGCGACGGCCATGACCAGATTCTGGGAGGCCGTGGAAACGACACGATCTTCGGCGGCGACGGCGAGGAATACATTGACGCAGGCGCTGGAGACGACCTTATCTATGCCGGTTCGGGCGATGACGGTTTCAACAACCGGATCAATCCGGCAACCGGGAAACGCACGCAACAGGCGGTCGGAGGCGGCGACGGCAACGACACGATCTACGGCGAAGCCGGCAACGATGCACTGAAGGGCCAATCCGGAAACGACCGCGTCTATGGCGGAATCGGCGATGACATCGTCGATGGCGGGAATGGCAACAACTATCTCGACGGCGGCGCCGGCGACGACGTACTCGATTCGGAGGGCGGGACGGACGAGGCCCATGGCGGAACCGGCAACGACAGGATTGCGCTTGGCGCCGGCAACGACCGTGCCTACGGAGACGAGGGCGACGACATCCTGTCGGGCGAAGCAGGGGCCGACTTCCTTCACGCCGGCATCGGCAGCGACTGCCTCTATGGCGGCGCCGGCAATGACATGCTCTTTGGCGACGCGGGGAAAGACACGCTCTCGGGCGACGCTGGAAGCGACAGTCTGTGGGGCGGCGCCGACGCAGATCGTTTCGTCTTCAAAGGCGCTGCCGCCCGGAGCGGCCAGGACACCATCATGGATTTCCAGGACGGTCTCGACGTCATCGTCCTGGAAAGGCTCGGGATCACAAAATACGCCGGTTCCGGCAGCAAGGGCAGCGTTTACGCCTATGACGTCGCCGGCGGCGACGTCCTGATAAAAGGCTCCGACTCAAGCGGCAAGACGTTCTCCATCCTCGTTGACGATCCGAACGGCTCGCTCAGCGCCGCCAGCTTTTCGAAGGACGACTTCCTTTTCGCCTGA
- a CDS encoding YjiH family protein: MTHITTEARGSRGSAALRLILCSLVGIFLFFVPVEINGKSTILLDHAATAISTQARPVAIGFVLLLMAYGAFAPFLRATWRKTTTDAVFSVLRVFGLALAVLYLAGIGPAAIFAPDMLPFLFDKLVLSVGLIVPIGALALAFLIGYGLLEFTGVLVQPVMRPIWRTPGWSAIDAVASFVGSYSLALLITDRVFREGKYTVREAAIIATGFSTVSATFMIIVAKTLGLMDIWNFYFWTTLLVTFVVSAITARIWPLSRLAHEGDRDQPLPAGRSRLRAAVETGLEQAAVAKGLPTLLRQSFLDGLRMAAMILPSIMAVGLIGLLAAKFTPIFDILGLTLYPFTWLAQFGEPMQAAKALASGLAEMFLPAILLKEAVPDVKFLAAVVSVSQVLFLSASVPCMLATSIPLSFRDLLVIWYIRVVLSILVTAPIAWIGTSMGWLG; the protein is encoded by the coding sequence ATGACGCATATCACCACCGAGGCAAGGGGCTCGCGCGGCAGCGCCGCATTGCGGCTCATCCTGTGCAGCCTCGTCGGCATATTCCTGTTTTTCGTGCCGGTCGAAATCAACGGCAAGTCGACGATCCTGCTCGACCATGCGGCAACCGCCATATCGACGCAGGCGCGGCCGGTGGCGATCGGTTTCGTATTGTTGCTGATGGCCTACGGCGCCTTCGCCCCCTTCCTGCGCGCCACCTGGCGCAAGACGACGACCGACGCCGTGTTTTCGGTCCTGCGCGTGTTCGGACTGGCACTTGCCGTCCTCTATCTCGCCGGCATCGGGCCCGCGGCCATCTTCGCCCCCGACATGCTGCCCTTTCTTTTCGACAAGCTGGTGCTGTCGGTCGGGCTGATCGTGCCCATCGGCGCTTTGGCACTTGCCTTCCTGATCGGCTACGGCCTTCTCGAGTTCACCGGCGTGCTCGTCCAGCCCGTGATGCGGCCGATCTGGCGCACGCCGGGCTGGTCGGCCATCGACGCCGTCGCTTCCTTCGTCGGCAGCTATTCTCTTGCGCTCCTGATCACGGACCGCGTGTTCCGCGAGGGAAAGTACACGGTGCGCGAAGCGGCGATCATCGCCACGGGCTTTTCCACCGTCTCCGCCACGTTCATGATCATCGTGGCCAAGACCCTGGGGCTGATGGACATCTGGAATTTCTACTTCTGGACGACGCTTCTCGTCACGTTCGTCGTTTCTGCGATCACCGCCCGGATCTGGCCGCTGTCCCGGCTTGCGCACGAGGGCGATCGGGACCAGCCGCTGCCCGCCGGCCGCAGCCGCCTGCGGGCCGCCGTCGAGACCGGTCTGGAACAGGCAGCCGTTGCCAAGGGCCTGCCGACACTGCTGCGCCAAAGCTTCCTTGACGGTCTGCGCATGGCCGCGATGATTCTGCCGAGCATCATGGCCGTCGGGCTCATCGGACTTCTCGCCGCCAAGTTCACGCCGATCTTCGACATTCTCGGCCTGACGCTCTATCCCTTTACCTGGCTCGCGCAGTTCGGTGAGCCGATGCAGGCCGCCAAGGCGCTCGCCTCCGGGCTTGCAGAGATGTTCCTGCCGGCCATCCTGCTCAAGGAGGCGGTGCCGGACGTGAAGTTCCTGGCCGCGGTGGTATCGGTCAGTCAGGTTCTTTTCCTGTCGGCCTCCGTCCCCTGCATGCTGGCGACCTCGATCCCGCTCAGCTTTCGCGATCTTCTGGTGATCTGGTATATTCGCGTCGTATTGAGCATACTGGTGACGGCACCGATCGCTTGGATCGGAACGTCCATGGGATGGCTCGGCTGA
- a CDS encoding HutD/Ves family protein, with the protein MARLTMMRILRSSEYRHMPWKNGGGETVEIAVSPDRATIADFDWRISMATVATNGAFSIFPGVDRTLSILEGGGMTLAIEGRQPKLLTTADTPLTFPADLPTSATLADGPVTDLNVMTRRQALKHRVRRIHVEGSQPLSTSARDFVLFCHRGSVALVTEGVSAILHGLDAAILVQPTTLTLSADIASEVFLIEIGSA; encoded by the coding sequence ATGGCTCGGCTGACGATGATGCGAATTCTGCGCTCGAGCGAGTACAGGCATATGCCGTGGAAGAACGGCGGCGGGGAGACGGTGGAAATCGCCGTCTCTCCGGACCGGGCCACCATTGCCGATTTCGACTGGCGCATAAGCATGGCGACCGTCGCCACCAATGGCGCCTTCTCGATCTTTCCCGGCGTCGATCGCACGCTCTCGATCCTGGAGGGCGGCGGGATGACGCTTGCGATCGAGGGCCGGCAACCGAAGCTTTTGACCACTGCGGACACGCCCCTCACCTTTCCCGCCGACCTGCCGACATCCGCGACGCTCGCTGATGGACCGGTCACCGACCTCAATGTGATGACACGGCGCCAGGCGTTGAAACACCGCGTGCGCAGGATTCATGTCGAGGGCTCGCAGCCTTTGTCTACGAGCGCCCGCGATTTCGTTCTCTTCTGTCATCGGGGCAGCGTTGCGCTCGTGACGGAAGGCGTATCCGCCATCCTGCACGGGCTGGACGCGGCGATCCTCGTCCAGCCGACCACGCTCACGCTCTCGGCCGACATCGCATCGGAAGTTTTCCTGATAGAAATCGGCTCGGCCTGA
- a CDS encoding HAL/PAL/TAL family ammonia-lyase, protein MREPISVDGPLSWRNIASIAEGARLDLSAPARQRIAHARGIVDSLVGRGIRGYGINTGVGALCDVIISRENQRTLSRNIILSHACGVGDPLGRVETRAVMTAQIANFAHGYSGVRTETVETLLALLDADIMPVVPSRGSVGYLTHAAAIGLVLIGHGSAMQGTEKLSGGEALARLGLTPLQLEAKEGLSLVNGTPCATGLAALALARTERLFAWADAAAAMTYENLGSQANVFAAWPLGLRQSPGLSAVGAGLRDWLAESPMLADTAGTRTQDPLSLRAVPQVHGAARDAFGQVAEIVDRELASVTDNPAVAGSPEAPEVHSQAHAVGAALGLAMDSLAVAVAEVAAISERRIDRLVNPLVSGLPAFLAGDGGVSSGYMIAQYTAAALVAENRRLAAPASLDGGITSALQEDILTHATPAAWKALAVVDNLELILAIELLAAAQAYDLQPQVRGKAQRTAALYRRIRSAIPAYRDDRPMSEDFDRMRRLMQDPADSTAGRNPL, encoded by the coding sequence ATGCGTGAACCGATCTCGGTCGACGGACCGCTTAGCTGGCGAAACATCGCTTCCATCGCCGAGGGCGCTCGCCTGGACCTGTCGGCGCCGGCGCGCCAGCGGATCGCCCACGCCCGCGGGATCGTCGATTCCCTGGTGGGGCGCGGCATCCGCGGTTACGGCATCAACACCGGCGTTGGCGCGCTTTGCGATGTCATCATCAGTCGCGAGAACCAGCGGACGCTTTCGCGCAACATCATTCTGAGCCACGCTTGCGGCGTCGGAGATCCGCTCGGCCGAGTGGAAACCCGGGCGGTCATGACAGCACAGATAGCCAACTTCGCTCACGGCTATTCCGGCGTGCGGACCGAGACGGTCGAGACGCTCCTGGCGTTGCTCGACGCCGACATCATGCCTGTCGTTCCGTCGCGCGGTTCGGTCGGATATCTTACCCACGCCGCCGCGATCGGCCTCGTTCTGATCGGCCACGGGTCGGCCATGCAGGGGACGGAGAAACTGAGCGGCGGCGAGGCTCTTGCCCGCCTGGGGCTCACGCCGTTGCAGCTCGAGGCGAAAGAAGGTCTGAGCCTCGTCAACGGGACTCCATGCGCAACCGGGCTGGCGGCGCTGGCGCTCGCACGTACGGAAAGGCTGTTCGCCTGGGCGGATGCAGCCGCGGCGATGACCTATGAAAATCTCGGCAGCCAAGCCAATGTCTTTGCGGCATGGCCCTTGGGGCTCCGGCAATCCCCCGGCCTGAGCGCGGTCGGCGCGGGATTGCGTGACTGGCTGGCGGAAAGCCCGATGCTCGCAGATACGGCCGGCACCCGCACCCAGGATCCGCTGAGCCTCAGAGCCGTGCCGCAGGTGCATGGCGCCGCCCGCGACGCCTTTGGTCAAGTGGCCGAAATCGTCGACCGCGAACTTGCGAGCGTGACCGACAACCCCGCCGTCGCCGGCTCGCCGGAAGCACCCGAGGTGCATTCGCAAGCCCATGCGGTCGGCGCCGCGCTTGGCCTTGCAATGGATAGCCTGGCCGTCGCAGTGGCGGAAGTCGCGGCAATATCCGAGCGCCGTATCGACCGGCTCGTGAATCCTCTGGTGAGCGGTCTCCCCGCCTTCCTGGCTGGCGACGGCGGCGTTTCCTCGGGTTACATGATCGCGCAGTACACGGCTGCTGCACTCGTGGCGGAAAACCGCCGTCTGGCGGCGCCCGCCAGTCTCGACGGCGGCATCACCTCTGCGCTTCAAGAGGACATACTCACCCACGCGACGCCTGCCGCCTGGAAGGCGCTCGCGGTCGTCGACAATCTCGAGCTGATCCTGGCGATCGAACTGCTTGCGGCCGCTCAGGCCTATGACCTGCAGCCGCAAGTGCGGGGCAAGGCGCAACGCACCGCCGCCCTTTACCGGCGCATACGCTCAGCGATCCCCGCCTATCGCGACGATCGCCCGATGAGCGAAGACTTCGACCGGATGCGGCGGCTGATGCAGGATCCGGCCGATAGCACGGCGGGCCGTAACCCGCTCTGA
- a CDS encoding quaternary amine ABC transporter ATP-binding protein, whose amino-acid sequence MADIEIRNVYKIFGQDAKKALAMARDGLDKADILSRSGCSVGLNDVSLKIGAGKIFVIMGLSGSGKSTLVRHINRLIEPTSGEVLFDGKDILSLGAKALRAFRMRRVSMVFQSFALMPHRSVLQNVVYGQRVRGVSKDDASEIGMKWIETVGLSGYEAKFPHQLSGGMKQRVGLARALAADTDVILMDEAFSALDPLIRGDMQDQLLQLQQNLAKTIVFITHDLDEALRIGSEIAILKDGQVVQVGAPNDILDNPANDYVARFVQRRHERPQTHA is encoded by the coding sequence ATGGCTGATATCGAGATCCGCAACGTCTACAAGATATTCGGGCAGGACGCGAAGAAGGCCCTCGCCATGGCCAGGGACGGCCTCGATAAAGCCGATATCCTGTCGAGGTCCGGCTGCAGCGTCGGCCTCAACGATGTCAGCCTGAAGATCGGCGCCGGCAAGATCTTCGTGATCATGGGCCTCTCCGGATCGGGCAAGTCGACGCTGGTGCGCCACATCAACCGGCTGATCGAACCGACGAGCGGCGAGGTCCTCTTCGACGGCAAGGACATTCTCAGTCTCGGTGCGAAGGCGCTGCGCGCCTTTCGCATGCGGCGCGTCAGCATGGTCTTTCAGAGCTTCGCCCTGATGCCGCACAGGAGCGTGCTGCAGAATGTCGTCTACGGCCAGCGCGTGCGCGGCGTGTCGAAGGACGATGCCAGCGAAATCGGCATGAAATGGATCGAGACGGTGGGCCTCTCCGGCTATGAGGCGAAATTTCCCCATCAGCTCTCGGGCGGCATGAAGCAGCGTGTCGGCCTCGCACGGGCGCTTGCTGCCGATACCGACGTGATTCTGATGGACGAGGCTTTCAGTGCCCTTGATCCGTTGATCCGCGGCGACATGCAGGACCAATTGCTGCAGCTGCAGCAGAACCTCGCAAAGACCATCGTCTTCATCACGCATGATCTCGACGAGGCCCTGCGCATCGGTTCGGAGATCGCGATCCTGAAGGACGGCCAGGTCGTCCAGGTCGGCGCCCCGAACGATATCCTCGACAACCCCGCCAATGACTATGTCGCCCGGTTCGTCCAGCGCCGGCACGAAAGGCCGCAGACCCATGCGTGA
- a CDS encoding ABC transporter substrate-binding protein, giving the protein MSISTMKRTFAAAGLMLAASAGGANASYCGDGKTVTFAGIDWESGAFITEVMKTILSKGYDCQVDSIPGNSVTLEQATANNDVQIFAEEWLGRSDVWNKAVEEKKVVAVGKTFVGASEGWFVPDYVVHGDPGRNIEAKAPDLKSVSQLTDPKIAEIFADPEEPSKGRFLNCPSGWTCEGVSTAKLEAYKLDEAYVNFRPGTGTALDAAITSAYLQGEPILFYYWSPTAIMGKFKLIQLEEPAYNEACWKELSSASGKRDEGCAFPSVDVAYGVNSTFASEAPEIVEILEKATFPLDEVNASLAYMADNQVDSTAAAAEFLKTKVDIWGKWVSDEARGKIEAGIK; this is encoded by the coding sequence ATGTCGATCAGCACAATGAAACGCACCTTCGCTGCAGCCGGCCTGATGCTGGCGGCATCCGCCGGCGGCGCCAATGCTTCCTATTGCGGCGACGGCAAGACCGTGACCTTCGCCGGCATCGACTGGGAGAGCGGAGCCTTCATCACCGAGGTCATGAAGACGATCCTTTCAAAGGGATACGACTGTCAGGTCGATTCGATCCCCGGCAATTCCGTGACTCTCGAGCAGGCAACCGCCAACAACGACGTGCAGATTTTCGCCGAGGAATGGCTCGGCCGCTCGGACGTCTGGAACAAGGCGGTCGAAGAGAAGAAGGTGGTTGCGGTCGGCAAGACCTTCGTGGGCGCCAGCGAAGGCTGGTTCGTACCGGACTATGTCGTCCACGGCGATCCCGGCCGCAATATCGAAGCCAAGGCGCCGGATCTGAAGAGCGTATCACAGCTTACCGATCCCAAGATCGCCGAGATCTTCGCCGATCCGGAGGAGCCGTCCAAGGGCCGCTTCCTGAATTGCCCCTCCGGCTGGACCTGCGAAGGCGTGAGCACTGCCAAGCTCGAAGCCTACAAGCTCGATGAAGCCTATGTGAACTTCCGCCCCGGGACGGGGACGGCCCTCGATGCGGCGATCACCTCAGCCTATCTCCAGGGTGAGCCGATCCTCTTCTATTACTGGTCGCCGACCGCGATCATGGGGAAGTTCAAGCTGATCCAGCTCGAAGAGCCGGCCTATAACGAAGCCTGCTGGAAGGAACTGAGCAGCGCCAGCGGAAAACGGGACGAAGGCTGCGCCTTCCCCTCCGTCGATGTGGCCTATGGCGTGAACAGCACCTTCGCTTCTGAAGCTCCGGAAATCGTCGAGATCCTTGAAAAGGCAACCTTCCCGCTAGATGAGGTCAACGCCAGCCTCGCCTATATGGCCGATAACCAGGTCGACTCCACGGCGGCGGCCGCCGAATTCCTGAAAACCAAGGTCGATATCTGGGGCAAATGGGTCTCGGACGAGGCGCGCGGCAAGATCGAAGCCGGCATCAAGTAA